Proteins encoded together in one Pelagicoccus enzymogenes window:
- a CDS encoding amino acid ABC transporter permease: MRRLLFQDTDNDSAAVSLLAKAVSGALALSLVCLLALAAFASLEYHWNWSAVFNYKKKFIDGWLLTIQISSASLVVACLIGGLSALAARSRILPLRYLFKLYVEGTRGTPLLVQILLIFYVFADAAHLENRYVVGVLVLSLFSGAYVSEIFRAGIESIGSSQLLSAKAIGFTPYQTFRYIIFPQALRRSLPALAGQFANLIKDSSLLSIIAIEEFTLNAQEVNTSTLSTFESFFPLAVGYLILTLPIFYLSRHLERKLAFDS; the protein is encoded by the coding sequence GTGAGACGTCTCCTCTTCCAAGATACGGACAACGACTCTGCTGCGGTTAGTTTGCTAGCCAAAGCCGTGAGCGGCGCCCTCGCCCTCTCCCTCGTCTGTTTGCTCGCCCTCGCAGCCTTCGCGTCGCTCGAGTATCACTGGAACTGGTCAGCAGTTTTTAACTACAAGAAGAAGTTCATTGATGGCTGGCTTCTTACCATCCAAATCTCAAGCGCTTCCCTCGTGGTGGCCTGCTTGATCGGAGGACTCTCTGCGCTTGCCGCTCGCTCTCGAATCCTGCCTCTTCGCTACCTTTTCAAGCTCTACGTAGAAGGCACGCGAGGGACTCCGCTGCTTGTGCAGATCCTGCTCATCTTCTACGTTTTCGCAGATGCCGCCCATCTGGAAAACCGCTACGTCGTGGGCGTACTCGTCCTCTCCCTCTTCAGTGGAGCCTACGTCTCGGAAATATTCAGGGCCGGCATCGAATCGATCGGCAGCTCACAGCTGCTTTCCGCCAAGGCCATCGGCTTCACCCCGTATCAAACATTTCGCTACATTATCTTCCCTCAAGCCCTGCGCCGCAGCCTTCCCGCCCTCGCGGGGCAATTCGCAAACCTTATCAAGGACTCATCCCTCCTCTCCATTATTGCGATCGAGGAGTTCACATTGAACGCCCAAGAGGTGAACACGTCCACACTGAGTACGTTCGAGAGCTTCTTCCCTCTGGCCGTCGGCTACCTCATTCTCACCCTTCCAATTTTCTACCTCTCCCGCCACCTAGAGAGGAAGCTCGCCTTCGACTCATGA
- a CDS encoding amino acid ABC transporter ATP-binding protein, giving the protein MKLILDSVIKTYGGHRALNGLQLDLLDARCLTLIGPSGGGKSTTLRLIAGLEKASSGRILVNDSPVPKNESELRSYRKSIGVVFQSYNLFPHLDALTNIALPLEKVHGVAKPESFERAHALLKQFKLEQHGRKKPSELSGGQNQRVAIARSLAHNPKLILFDEPTSALDPEMSAQILDVIEELIQDGKDCVIVTHQMGFAKRASDYAAFISGGKVAESGRSQELFTSPQSQKLAQFLERELRY; this is encoded by the coding sequence ATGAAGCTAATTCTAGATAGCGTGATCAAAACATATGGCGGGCACCGAGCCCTCAACGGTCTCCAGCTCGACTTGCTAGACGCTCGCTGCCTTACCCTGATCGGACCGTCGGGCGGCGGAAAATCCACAACCCTCCGCTTGATAGCAGGACTCGAAAAGGCAAGCAGCGGCCGCATTCTGGTTAACGATTCTCCCGTACCGAAAAACGAAAGCGAGCTGCGCTCCTACCGGAAGTCCATCGGAGTCGTCTTCCAGTCCTACAATCTCTTTCCACACCTGGACGCCCTTACCAACATTGCCTTGCCGCTAGAGAAAGTCCATGGTGTCGCCAAACCCGAGTCTTTCGAACGCGCCCATGCTCTGCTCAAGCAATTCAAGCTGGAACAGCATGGCCGCAAAAAGCCGTCCGAACTATCCGGTGGCCAAAATCAGCGAGTCGCCATCGCCCGATCGCTCGCTCACAACCCGAAGCTGATTCTGTTCGACGAGCCCACCTCAGCTCTCGATCCCGAAATGAGCGCGCAGATCCTCGATGTAATCGAGGAACTGATACAAGATGGAAAGGACTGCGTAATCGTTACGCACCAAATGGGCTTCGCCAAACGGGCCAGCGACTATGCCGCATTCATTTCGGGCGGAAAAGTCGCGGAGTCGGGAAGGTCGCAGGAACTCTTCACTTCTCCCCAAAGCCAGAAACTGGCCCAGTTCCTGGAACGCGAACTGAGGTACTGA
- a CDS encoding ParA family protein — MAQKISFLNIKGGVGKTSLLVNMGACLAYMGRRVLIVDFDAQSNASIWLMRLDRWNLLNKTPEKFLLNIFKDPNSKLSTCIQKSPIRDTDGDEVLPRLDLAPASFTLMDLEHEVPQIPGKTFYERFYEALSEVEVNYDFILFDCPPNFFYTTQCALFASDHVLVPSNPDALSIIGFHLLVDKLAKFRSDSTAKREAAGAPTPQIIGIALNAVKPGTKIHVPLERFNAQIDRFKTQNKVAAMTHIYPDLVRHSVTVGRAVMLGIPTVLMSKQDASINLAEDYIKLTKHLLEQLGDAEPESDTDDV; from the coding sequence ATGGCACAGAAGATCAGCTTCCTGAACATCAAAGGCGGCGTCGGCAAGACATCGCTCCTCGTAAACATGGGGGCTTGCCTCGCCTACATGGGACGCCGCGTGCTCATCGTCGATTTCGACGCCCAAAGCAACGCGTCCATCTGGCTCATGCGCCTGGACCGCTGGAACCTCCTAAACAAGACGCCAGAAAAGTTCCTCCTCAACATTTTCAAGGACCCGAACTCGAAACTCTCAACCTGTATCCAAAAAAGCCCTATTCGGGATACAGACGGAGACGAAGTATTGCCTCGTCTCGACCTCGCCCCCGCTTCCTTCACTTTGATGGACCTGGAGCACGAGGTGCCGCAAATCCCGGGAAAGACTTTCTACGAACGCTTCTACGAGGCTCTAAGCGAAGTGGAAGTCAACTACGACTTCATCCTCTTCGACTGCCCGCCCAATTTCTTCTACACGACTCAATGCGCCCTCTTCGCTTCGGATCACGTTCTTGTTCCCTCGAACCCAGACGCCCTTAGCATCATCGGATTCCACCTCCTAGTGGACAAGCTCGCCAAGTTCCGCAGCGACTCCACCGCCAAGCGGGAAGCCGCCGGCGCTCCCACCCCCCAAATCATCGGTATCGCCCTCAACGCAGTAAAACCCGGCACCAAGATTCACGTACCGCTGGAGCGCTTCAATGCCCAAATCGATCGTTTCAAAACGCAGAATAAAGTGGCAGCCATGACCCATATCTACCCCGACCTGGTTCGCCATTCCGTTACGGTGGGCCGCGCGGTGATGCTAGGCATCCCGACTGTCCTGATGTCCAAGCAAGACGCGTCCATCAACTTGGCCGAGGACTACATCAAGCTGACCAAGCACCTTCTCGAACAGTTGGGCGATGCGGAACCCGAATCCGACACCGACGACGTGTAA
- a CDS encoding DUF2911 domain-containing protein, with the protein MNRFLNLLPQKAFAIAAATTLAFQAFSQMAILPQASPAASVTQTVGITEISVDYSRPSVNGRAIWGELVPYGLTNLGWTGEDQAAPWRAGANENTVVTFEHDAMVEGKAIPAGSYGLHLIIEKSGDVTAIFSKDYEAWGSYFYDPARDALRVNVKSQEREHLEQLTYSFSDVTKTGAVLSLDWEKKSIPIRIKVDTDAIVLASLKQQMRNAHGFRYQNIMDAANYLLANDLELELALEWSEIAISRPWVGRKLPETYELKAKILDKLGRTSEAAAVRAQISSL; encoded by the coding sequence ATGAACCGATTCCTGAACTTGTTACCCCAGAAGGCATTCGCTATCGCTGCCGCGACCACTCTCGCCTTCCAAGCCTTCTCCCAAATGGCGATCCTGCCGCAAGCGAGCCCCGCGGCCTCAGTCACCCAAACCGTGGGCATAACGGAGATCTCAGTAGACTACAGCCGCCCCAGCGTCAACGGGCGCGCCATCTGGGGAGAGCTCGTTCCCTACGGACTCACGAATTTGGGTTGGACCGGCGAAGACCAGGCGGCGCCTTGGCGAGCAGGGGCTAACGAAAACACGGTCGTCACTTTCGAGCACGACGCCATGGTAGAGGGGAAAGCGATCCCTGCCGGAAGCTACGGACTCCACCTCATCATCGAGAAGTCAGGGGACGTCACTGCCATTTTCTCCAAGGACTACGAAGCTTGGGGCAGCTACTTTTACGATCCCGCTCGCGACGCCCTGCGGGTGAACGTCAAATCCCAAGAGCGAGAGCATCTCGAGCAGTTGACCTACAGCTTTTCGGACGTTACCAAGACAGGTGCTGTCCTGTCTCTCGACTGGGAAAAGAAGAGCATTCCCATCCGTATCAAGGTGGACACGGACGCGATCGTACTCGCCTCCTTGAAGCAGCAAATGAGGAACGCACACGGCTTCCGCTACCAAAACATCATGGATGCCGCGAACTACTTGCTCGCCAACGACCTGGAGCTCGAGCTCGCCTTGGAGTGGTCGGAAATCGCCATCAGCCGACCATGGGTCGGCCGCAAGCTTCCCGAGACCTACGAGCTAAAGGCTAAGATACTCGACAAACTCGGACGCACAAGCGAAGCCGCCGCAGTGCGAGCCCAGATCAGCTCCCTTTGA
- a CDS encoding response regulator — MKENGRPIEMLLVEDNEADIRLTEIALQQSKLENRLHVVRDGEQALEFLKREGEYADAVRPDLILLDLNLPKVTGAEVLKEIRETSSLKSLPVVVLTTSDADKDIYESYELQANCYITKPVDLRKFMGVVEMIEDFWARVSKS, encoded by the coding sequence ATGAAAGAAAATGGACGCCCCATCGAGATGCTTCTTGTCGAGGACAACGAAGCTGACATCAGGCTCACGGAAATTGCGCTTCAACAGTCGAAGCTGGAAAACCGACTTCACGTGGTAAGAGACGGAGAGCAAGCCTTGGAATTTCTGAAGCGAGAAGGCGAATACGCCGATGCGGTTCGTCCTGACTTGATTCTCTTGGACTTAAATCTCCCCAAGGTCACGGGAGCGGAAGTTCTCAAGGAGATCCGCGAAACGAGCAGCCTGAAGTCATTGCCGGTCGTAGTTCTCACCACTTCCGATGCCGACAAGGACATCTACGAAAGCTACGAGCTTCAGGCGAACTGCTACATCACTAAACCTGTGGACCTGCGAAAGTTTATGGGGGTGGTTGAGATGATCGAGGACTTCTGGGCTCGCGTCTCCAAGTCCTAG